One window of the Parasphingopyxis algicola genome contains the following:
- a CDS encoding glutathione S-transferase family protein encodes MTHILYGAPLSLYSGKARAYLDWKAIDYREVLPTPDIMKGVIIPNVGRPVMPVVETDDGTILQDTTCIIDHFEERTDGPSVYPDGPVQRMVALLFELYGDEWLVIPAMHYRWNYNEDWVYGEFGKVALPDGTPEEQDAKGRENGARFKGFIPALGITPDTIPGVEASYEGLLSGLDTHFAAHDYLLGSRPSIGDYGLIGPLYAHLYRDPESGKLMKRLAPNVARWVERMIDVETPLSGEFLADDAIPDTLLPILKRIMTEHVPHLQSVAIAYAGWADANPDADVPRAVGFVDFAIGGKTGQRAAMTFNLWMLQRPLDFYRALHGRDKAAADALLDQVDGAGFRDFELPRRVRFEHHILSQSD; translated from the coding sequence ATGACCCATATCCTCTACGGCGCCCCGCTTTCGCTCTATTCGGGAAAGGCCCGCGCCTATCTGGACTGGAAAGCCATCGACTATCGCGAGGTGCTGCCGACGCCCGATATCATGAAGGGCGTGATCATCCCCAATGTCGGGCGGCCGGTCATGCCGGTCGTCGAGACCGACGACGGGACGATCCTGCAGGATACGACCTGCATCATCGACCATTTCGAGGAGCGGACGGACGGCCCGTCCGTCTATCCCGACGGCCCCGTGCAAAGGATGGTCGCCTTGCTGTTCGAACTCTATGGCGACGAATGGCTGGTGATCCCGGCGATGCACTATCGCTGGAACTATAACGAAGACTGGGTCTATGGCGAGTTCGGCAAGGTCGCCCTGCCCGACGGGACGCCGGAAGAACAGGATGCCAAGGGCCGCGAGAACGGCGCCCGCTTCAAGGGATTCATCCCCGCGCTCGGTATTACGCCCGACACCATTCCCGGCGTCGAGGCGAGTTATGAAGGCCTGCTGTCCGGGCTCGATACCCATTTCGCGGCGCATGACTATCTGCTCGGCTCCCGCCCCTCGATCGGCGACTATGGCCTGATCGGCCCGCTCTATGCGCATCTCTATCGCGACCCGGAATCGGGCAAGCTGATGAAGAGGCTGGCGCCGAATGTCGCGCGCTGGGTGGAACGGATGATCGATGTAGAGACGCCATTGTCCGGTGAATTCCTCGCAGACGACGCGATCCCGGATACGCTCCTTCCGATCCTCAAGCGGATCATGACCGAGCATGTGCCACATCTTCAATCGGTGGCCATCGCCTATGCCGGCTGGGCGGACGCCAATCCCGATGCCGACGTTCCGCGCGCAGTCGGCTTTGTGGACTTTGCGATCGGCGGGAAGACGGGCCAGCGTGCCGCCATGACCTTCAACCTGTGGATGCTCCAGCGGCCGCTCGATTTCTATCGCGCGCTTCACGGGCGCGACAAAGCGGCCGCGGACGCGCTGCTGGACCAAGTCGATGGAGCGGGCTTTCGCGATTTCGAGCTGCCCCGGCGGGTCAGGTTCGAACATCACATCCTCAGCCAGTCCGACTAG
- the queF gene encoding preQ(1) synthase yields the protein MEPTHLGKTSELPSSPAEATLDYVPNPRPGELYLVRFAAPEFTSLCPVTGQPDFAHLVIDYAPGETIVESKSLKLFLGSFRNHQAFHEDCTVGIGKRLTEEMQPQWLRIGGYWYPRGGIPIDVFWQSGPPPEGLWLPDQGVAPYRGRG from the coding sequence ATGGAACCCACGCATCTCGGCAAGACGTCCGAGCTCCCGTCCTCGCCCGCAGAGGCAACGCTCGATTACGTCCCGAACCCCCGGCCGGGCGAGCTTTATCTCGTGCGCTTCGCCGCCCCGGAATTTACCTCGCTGTGCCCGGTCACGGGCCAACCCGACTTCGCACATCTCGTGATCGACTATGCCCCGGGCGAGACCATCGTTGAGAGCAAATCTTTAAAACTGTTTCTCGGAAGCTTCCGTAACCATCAGGCATTCCACGAAGATTGTACGGTCGGCATTGGCAAGCGCCTGACGGAAGAGATGCAGCCGCAATGGCTGCGGATCGGCGGCTACTGGTATCCGCGCGGCGGCATCCCGATCGACGTCTTCTGGCAGTCGGGTCCACCGCCGGAGGGCCTGTGGCTCCCCGACCAGGGCGTGGCCCCCTATCGCGGACGCGGCTGA
- a CDS encoding cryptochrome/photolyase family protein yields the protein MPDKGPILIPILGDQLSRGISSLDGVDPDDAVLLLMELDEETGYVRHHKAKIAFILSAMRHHAEDMRTRGWTVDYVKLDDPDNSGSFSGEVARAIERHGPSRIRVTEAGEWRVRAMIEKWEDKFEIPVEICPDTRFLCDHKEFEDWAAGRKQLRMEYFYREMRRKTGLLMDGDDPEGGKWNYDQDNRKPADPDLFMPKPISFRPDDTTRAVLDLVAERFPDHPGSLDHFQFAVTHEEALRARRHFLDECLARFGDYQDAMLTGEPFLYHSLLSPYLNVGLLDPLDLCREAEKKYVQGEAPLNAVEGFIRQIIGWREYVRGIYWREGPDYAARNFLDAERDLPDFYYSGETDMHCLSQAIGQTLDHAYAHHIQRLMITGTFALLAGIDPRQLHIWYLEVYADAYEWVELPNTLGMSQFADGGLLASKPYAASGNYINKMSDYCSHCRYDVKAKTGADACPFNALYWDFLARNEDKLGDNRRLAMPYRTWEKKEKGEKIALRNSARAFLESLD from the coding sequence ATGCCAGATAAAGGCCCCATCCTGATCCCGATCCTGGGCGACCAGTTGAGCCGCGGCATATCCTCGCTCGACGGCGTCGATCCGGACGACGCGGTGCTGCTGCTGATGGAGCTGGACGAGGAGACGGGCTATGTCCGGCACCACAAGGCGAAGATCGCCTTCATTCTCTCCGCCATGCGCCACCATGCAGAGGATATGCGCACGCGCGGCTGGACCGTCGACTATGTGAAACTCGACGATCCCGATAACAGCGGCAGCTTTTCCGGCGAAGTCGCGCGCGCGATCGAGCGGCATGGGCCGTCTCGCATTCGCGTTACCGAGGCAGGGGAATGGCGCGTCAGGGCGATGATCGAGAAGTGGGAGGACAAGTTCGAAATACCGGTCGAAATCTGTCCCGACACGCGCTTTCTATGTGATCACAAGGAGTTCGAGGACTGGGCCGCGGGCCGCAAGCAGCTCCGCATGGAATATTTCTACCGCGAGATGCGCCGGAAAACCGGACTGCTGATGGATGGCGACGATCCCGAAGGCGGCAAGTGGAATTACGACCAGGACAATCGCAAGCCCGCCGATCCCGATCTGTTCATGCCCAAGCCGATATCCTTCCGGCCCGACGACACGACCCGGGCCGTGCTCGATCTGGTCGCAGAGCGCTTCCCCGATCATCCGGGCAGTCTCGATCATTTCCAGTTCGCGGTAACCCATGAAGAGGCGCTGCGCGCGCGCCGCCATTTCCTCGACGAGTGCTTGGCCCGCTTCGGCGACTATCAGGATGCGATGCTGACCGGCGAGCCTTTCCTCTACCACTCGCTGCTGTCGCCGTATCTGAACGTTGGCCTGCTCGATCCGCTCGATCTGTGCCGCGAGGCGGAGAAGAAATACGTGCAAGGCGAGGCGCCGCTCAACGCGGTCGAGGGCTTCATCCGGCAGATCATCGGCTGGCGCGAATATGTGCGCGGTATCTATTGGCGCGAGGGCCCGGACTATGCCGCACGCAATTTCCTCGACGCCGAACGCGACCTGCCCGACTTCTACTATTCGGGCGAAACCGACATGCATTGTCTGTCGCAGGCGATCGGCCAGACGCTCGACCATGCCTATGCCCATCACATCCAGCGGCTGATGATCACCGGCACCTTCGCGTTGCTCGCCGGGATCGATCCGCGCCAGCTCCATATCTGGTATCTGGAAGTCTATGCCGATGCCTATGAATGGGTCGAACTTCCGAACACGCTCGGCATGAGCCAGTTCGCCGATGGCGGGCTGCTGGCCTCGAAGCCCTATGCGGCTTCAGGGAATTACATCAACAAGATGTCCGACTATTGCAGCCATTGCCGTTACGATGTGAAGGCGAAGACGGGCGCGGATGCCTGCCCGTTCAACGCGCTCTATTGGGACTTTCTCGCCCGGAACGAAGACAAGCTCGGAGACAATCGCCGTCTCGCCATGCCGTACCGGACATGGGAGAAAAAGGAGAAGGGCGAGAAGATCGCCTTGAGAAACAGCGCGCGGGCCTTTCTGGAATCCCTCGACTAG